One window from the genome of Nicotiana tomentosiformis chromosome 5, ASM39032v3, whole genome shotgun sequence encodes:
- the LOC104094620 gene encoding uncharacterized protein isoform X1 — protein MMILFLIFLAIFIAFFIKFLTADGDFTLLSKGKVKREEIEDKVIWVTGASRGIGEILAKQLASLGAKLIISARNEAELQRVKQQLTGKYAPRDVMILPLDLTSGEESLRVAVEKAESFFDAAGVDYMIHNAAYERPKSTALDVTEETLKATLDVNVVGPISLTRMLVPYMLKQGRGHLVVMSSAAGKTPAPGQAVYSASKFAVNGYFHTLRSELCRKGIKVTVVCPGPVETPNPKTGSTERRVSSERCAELTIIAASHGIKEAWISYQPVLAVMYLVQYMPTVGYWLMDKIGAKRVEAAAQKGNTYSVNLLFDKKKES, from the exons ATGATGATCTTGTTTTTGATATTCCTTGCTATCTTCATAGCCTTCTTCATCAAGTTCCTCACTGCTGATG GGGACTTTACATTACTCTCCAAAGGGAAAGTCAAACGCGAAGAAATCGAAGATAAG GTTATTTGGGTTACCGGAGCTAGTCGCGGAATAG GGGAGATTCTTGCCAAACAACTTGCAAGTTTAGGGGCAAAACTCATTATATCTGCTAGAAATGAAGCTGAGCTACAGCGGGTCAAGCAACAACTTACAG GAAAGTATGCACCAAGAGATGTGATGATTTTACCACTGGATTTGACATCCGGGGAGGAAAGTCTGAGAGTCGCTGTAGAGAAAGCTGAATCATTTTTTGATGCAGCTGGAGTGGATTATATGATTCACAATGCAGCCTATGAGCGACCA AAATCTACAGCACTGGATGTGACAGAAGAAACTCTCAAG GCAACATTAGATGTGAATGTTGTGGGCCCCATATCGCTGACGCGGATGCTTGTACCTTACATGCTGAAGCAGGGAAGAGGACATCTGGTTGTG ATGAGCAGTGCAGCAGGAAAGACTCCTGCACCAGGTCAGGCAGTATACTCAGCTTCCAAATTTGCAGTAAATGGGTATTTCCACACCTTGCGTTCGGAG CTTTGTCGTAAAGGAATCAAGGTCACGGTAGTTTGCCCAGGGCCTGTAGAAACTCCCAATCCAAAAACTGGTTCAACTGAG CGGCGTGTATCATCAGAGAGGTGTGCGGAGCTGACAATTATCGCTGCTAGCCATGGTATCAAGGAAGCTTGGATATCTTATCAG CCTGTGCTTGCTGTTATGTATTTGGTGCAGTATATGCCAACGGTTGGCTATTGGCTTATGGACAAG ATTGGTGCAAAACGTGTGGAAGCTGCTGCACAGAAAGGCAACACATACTCCGTCAACTTGCTTTTTGacaaaaagaaggaaagctaG
- the LOC104094620 gene encoding uncharacterized protein isoform X2 — MMILFLIFLAIFIAFFIKFLTADGDFTLLSKGKVKREEIEDKVIWVTGASRGIGEILAKQLASLGAKLIISARNEAELQRVKQQLTGKYAPRDVMILPLDLTSGEESLRVAVEKAESFFDAAGVDYMIHNAAYERPATLDVNVVGPISLTRMLVPYMLKQGRGHLVVMSSAAGKTPAPGQAVYSASKFAVNGYFHTLRSELCRKGIKVTVVCPGPVETPNPKTGSTERRVSSERCAELTIIAASHGIKEAWISYQPVLAVMYLVQYMPTVGYWLMDKIGAKRVEAAAQKGNTYSVNLLFDKKKES, encoded by the exons ATGATGATCTTGTTTTTGATATTCCTTGCTATCTTCATAGCCTTCTTCATCAAGTTCCTCACTGCTGATG GGGACTTTACATTACTCTCCAAAGGGAAAGTCAAACGCGAAGAAATCGAAGATAAG GTTATTTGGGTTACCGGAGCTAGTCGCGGAATAG GGGAGATTCTTGCCAAACAACTTGCAAGTTTAGGGGCAAAACTCATTATATCTGCTAGAAATGAAGCTGAGCTACAGCGGGTCAAGCAACAACTTACAG GAAAGTATGCACCAAGAGATGTGATGATTTTACCACTGGATTTGACATCCGGGGAGGAAAGTCTGAGAGTCGCTGTAGAGAAAGCTGAATCATTTTTTGATGCAGCTGGAGTGGATTATATGATTCACAATGCAGCCTATGAGCGACCA GCAACATTAGATGTGAATGTTGTGGGCCCCATATCGCTGACGCGGATGCTTGTACCTTACATGCTGAAGCAGGGAAGAGGACATCTGGTTGTG ATGAGCAGTGCAGCAGGAAAGACTCCTGCACCAGGTCAGGCAGTATACTCAGCTTCCAAATTTGCAGTAAATGGGTATTTCCACACCTTGCGTTCGGAG CTTTGTCGTAAAGGAATCAAGGTCACGGTAGTTTGCCCAGGGCCTGTAGAAACTCCCAATCCAAAAACTGGTTCAACTGAG CGGCGTGTATCATCAGAGAGGTGTGCGGAGCTGACAATTATCGCTGCTAGCCATGGTATCAAGGAAGCTTGGATATCTTATCAG CCTGTGCTTGCTGTTATGTATTTGGTGCAGTATATGCCAACGGTTGGCTATTGGCTTATGGACAAG ATTGGTGCAAAACGTGTGGAAGCTGCTGCACAGAAAGGCAACACATACTCCGTCAACTTGCTTTTTGacaaaaagaaggaaagctaG